In Aliamphritea ceti, a single window of DNA contains:
- the hutG gene encoding N-formylglutamate deformylase, which translates to MISDPFEFTPGTTPLLVSMPHSGLQLTDAVASGLTASALQLADTDWFIPELYSFLSDLGVGVIRANYSRYVLDLNRSLDDKPLYEGKVTGLFPDISFADDSLFLPGQEPDEDERERYKKQIWRPYHRQLRDELDRLKAVHGNAMLFDAHSIAPRVPMLFDGRLPDFNFGSNNGASCRFGLATQLEALTTADGRFTCVTDGRFKGGFITRHFGQPAEGIETLQLELSQGTYLANSAFSAKRFDAYQLDPQKVIHVQPVLRHIIEHLLDALQH; encoded by the coding sequence GTGATATCTGATCCGTTTGAGTTTACGCCGGGGACAACACCGCTGCTGGTCAGCATGCCACATTCCGGTTTGCAATTAACTGATGCAGTGGCCAGTGGTCTGACTGCATCAGCCTTGCAGCTGGCTGATACTGACTGGTTCATTCCCGAGCTCTACAGTTTTCTGAGTGATCTTGGGGTAGGTGTAATCCGCGCCAATTATTCCCGCTATGTGCTGGATCTGAACCGTTCGCTGGATGATAAACCTTTATACGAGGGCAAAGTGACGGGGTTATTTCCCGATATCAGTTTTGCCGATGACAGTTTGTTTTTGCCCGGTCAGGAACCGGATGAAGATGAGCGAGAAAGGTATAAGAAGCAGATCTGGCGACCTTATCACCGACAGTTGCGGGATGAGCTGGACCGGCTTAAAGCAGTACATGGTAATGCCATGTTATTTGACGCGCACAGTATTGCCCCACGGGTGCCTATGTTATTTGATGGCCGCTTACCTGATTTTAATTTTGGCAGTAACAATGGCGCCAGCTGTAGGTTTGGTTTAGCCACTCAGCTGGAAGCGTTGACAACAGCGGATGGTCGCTTTACCTGCGTAACAGACGGGCGTTTCAAAGGTGGTTTTATTACCCGCCACTTTGGACAGCCAGCGGAAGGTATTGAAACTTTGCAGTTAGAGTTGTCGCAAGGAACTTATCTGGCTAACTCAGCCTTTTCTGCAAAGCGTTTCGATGCTTATCAGTTAGATCCACAGAAGGTGATACATGTGCAGCCAGTATTGCGCCATATTATTGAGCATTTACTGGATGCCTTACAGCACTGA
- the hutH gene encoding histidine ammonia-lyase, which yields MFELQLIPGSLTLADLRQISRRRLRLGLDSAAVAGIDASTEVVNRVIEEDRTVYGINTGFGLLANTRIASEDLETLQRSIVLSHAAGIGELMSDATVRLMMVLKVNSLARGYSGIRLTVIEALICLLNAEVFPCIPSKGSVGASGDLAPLAHMSAVLLGEGQARYKGEVISGQAALAIAGIEPLTLAPKEGLALLNGTQASTAFALEGLFHAEDLFASGVVCGALSVEAALGSRRPFDPRIHAARGQIGQIDTAAAFRSLLNDNSELGESHVGCEKVQDPYSLRCQPQVMGACLDQIRHAAQVLVIEANGVSDNPLVCAAENDIISGGNFHAEPVAMVADNLAIAIAEIGSLAERRIALLIDSGLSGLPPFLVDNGGVNSGFMIAQVTAAALASENKTLAHPASVDSLPTSANQEDHVSMATFAGRRLRDMAENTRGILAVELLSAAQGLDFRAPVKTSERLEQAKSALRARVPFYDQDRYFATDIAQANELLAEAPHNESMPEDLLPSLLAGH from the coding sequence ATGTTTGAGTTACAACTGATTCCCGGCAGTCTGACATTGGCAGATTTACGTCAGATCAGCCGTCGCCGGTTGCGTCTGGGGCTGGATTCTGCTGCTGTGGCTGGTATTGATGCCAGTACAGAAGTGGTTAACCGTGTCATTGAAGAAGACCGTACGGTATACGGCATCAATACGGGGTTTGGTCTGTTAGCGAATACGCGGATTGCCAGTGAGGACTTAGAAACCTTGCAGCGAAGTATTGTGTTATCCCACGCTGCTGGTATCGGCGAACTTATGAGTGATGCCACGGTGCGTCTGATGATGGTGCTGAAGGTTAACAGTCTTGCCCGGGGGTATTCGGGTATACGGCTCACGGTTATTGAAGCGCTGATCTGCCTGCTGAATGCGGAAGTCTTTCCCTGTATTCCGAGTAAAGGTTCTGTTGGTGCTTCCGGTGATCTGGCGCCATTGGCGCATATGAGTGCAGTGTTACTTGGGGAAGGTCAGGCGCGTTATAAAGGCGAAGTTATTTCGGGACAGGCGGCACTGGCAATTGCCGGTATTGAGCCGCTGACGTTAGCGCCTAAAGAAGGTTTAGCGTTACTTAATGGTACTCAGGCATCGACAGCTTTCGCGTTAGAAGGATTATTTCATGCGGAAGACCTGTTTGCTTCCGGCGTGGTTTGTGGGGCTTTATCAGTTGAAGCAGCCCTTGGCAGCCGCCGACCTTTTGACCCGCGTATTCATGCTGCCAGGGGGCAGATCGGCCAGATTGACACCGCGGCGGCGTTTCGCAGTTTACTGAACGATAACAGTGAGTTGGGAGAGTCTCATGTTGGTTGTGAAAAAGTACAGGATCCATACTCGCTGCGCTGCCAGCCGCAGGTAATGGGAGCCTGTCTGGATCAAATCCGTCATGCCGCTCAGGTGCTGGTGATTGAAGCTAATGGGGTTTCGGATAATCCGTTAGTCTGTGCGGCAGAAAACGATATTATTTCCGGCGGTAATTTTCATGCCGAGCCGGTTGCTATGGTGGCTGATAACCTGGCAATAGCGATAGCTGAAATTGGCTCGCTGGCGGAGCGACGAATTGCTTTGCTGATTGATAGTGGGTTATCTGGCCTGCCACCTTTTCTGGTTGATAACGGCGGGGTTAACTCGGGCTTTATGATTGCTCAGGTAACTGCAGCGGCACTGGCCAGTGAAAATAAGACGCTGGCACATCCAGCGTCTGTAGATAGTTTACCTACCTCTGCTAATCAGGAAGACCATGTTTCAATGGCGACTTTTGCCGGTCGGCGATTACGTGACATGGCAGAAAATACCCGGGGTATTCTGGCGGTAGAGTTACTCAGCGCTGCACAGGGGCTGGATTTTCGGGCGCCAGTTAAAACCTCAGAGCGACTGGAGCAGGCTAAGTCAGCTTTGCGTGCCCGGGTGCCTTTCTATGACCAGGACCGTTATTTTGCGACAGATATCGCGCAAGCAAATGAATTGCTTGCTGAAGCGCCACATAATGAATCTATGCCGGAAGACTTGCTGCCCTCGCTGTTGGCTGGTCACTGA
- the hutI gene encoding imidazolonepropionase, producing MYNQNCQHLWYGFHAVTMQGGHYNVIEDAAIAVDEGVISWVGSFADFSGQADQGTDLGGGWVTPGLIDCHSHIVFGANRSREFELRLQGASYEEIARSGGGIANTVKSTRQASEAELMKRAELLLLDLMADGVTTLEIKSGYGLDLENESKMLRVARRLGEQWPVDIVTTCLAAHALPPEFNDADTYIDYLCDTLLPVIAEQKLADAVDGFCEKIAFSPEQIKRYLQTAAELNLPLKLHAEQLSALGGSRMAAELGALSVDHLEYATEDDVKAMAEHGTVAVILPGAYYMLKETQQPPIVLLRENNVPMALASDANPGSSPVRSLRLMMNMACSLFGFTPEEALAGVTCHAARALGLHDSHGTLTPGKQADFVCWNIESPAELSYWLGGRLNKARVKRGVRRDI from the coding sequence ATGTATAATCAGAATTGTCAGCATCTTTGGTACGGGTTTCATGCGGTGACAATGCAGGGGGGCCATTATAACGTTATTGAAGATGCTGCAATTGCTGTAGATGAAGGTGTTATCAGCTGGGTAGGATCGTTTGCTGATTTTTCTGGTCAGGCTGATCAGGGAACTGATCTGGGTGGTGGTTGGGTGACGCCAGGGCTAATCGATTGCCACAGTCATATTGTTTTTGGTGCAAATCGTAGCCGTGAATTCGAATTGCGCTTACAGGGCGCAAGTTATGAAGAAATCGCCCGGTCCGGTGGTGGTATTGCGAATACAGTAAAGTCCACACGGCAGGCTAGTGAAGCTGAGTTAATGAAACGCGCCGAGTTACTATTGCTAGATTTGATGGCTGATGGTGTGACGACCCTGGAAATAAAATCCGGTTATGGCCTGGATCTGGAAAATGAAAGCAAAATGCTACGTGTTGCCCGTCGGTTGGGTGAGCAATGGCCTGTGGATATAGTTACGACCTGCCTGGCAGCTCATGCGTTACCTCCGGAGTTCAACGATGCAGATACATATATTGATTACCTTTGTGACACTCTACTACCTGTAATCGCGGAGCAAAAACTGGCTGACGCTGTTGACGGCTTTTGTGAAAAAATAGCCTTTTCGCCTGAGCAGATAAAGCGTTATCTGCAAACCGCTGCGGAGCTGAATTTACCACTGAAGCTACATGCCGAACAATTATCTGCATTGGGTGGCAGCCGTATGGCCGCTGAGCTGGGCGCTTTGTCAGTGGATCATCTTGAGTATGCAACGGAAGATGATGTTAAGGCGATGGCAGAGCATGGCACTGTAGCGGTCATTCTGCCGGGTGCTTATTACATGCTGAAGGAAACACAGCAGCCACCAATCGTGTTGTTGAGAGAAAATAATGTGCCAATGGCGCTGGCCAGTGATGCTAATCCGGGATCATCGCCAGTACGGTCATTGCGGTTGATGATGAACATGGCCTGTAGTTTATTTGGCTTTACGCCAGAAGAGGCCCTAGCGGGTGTTACATGTCACGCCGCACGTGCTCTTGGTCTGCATGACAGCCATGGTACGCTTACGCCTGGTAAGCAGGCAGATTTCGTTTGTTGGAACATAGAATCACCAGCTGAGCTAAGCTATTGGTTAGGGGGACGCCTGAACAAAGCCAGAGTGAAGCGAGGTGTACGCCGTGATATCTGA